DNA from Nitrospira sp.:
CCCATTTCAGATATGCCAGGACGTCTTTTTCGATGTCCCGGTCCGGTCTGGGCGAGCCTACTATCTTCATGAGATTCGCAACCGACACGACCCCGCGAACGGACTGTGCGGTCTTTTGCGCAAGCCGGCCATGGAGGGGTTTTTCGACCGTCCCCTTCAGCACCACATCGCCCTCATGGACCAACACGGTGAACTTGTTGAGCTTGCTTTCCCTCAGGGCCGATACCGACCGAAGCGCCGCTTCGATCGCTTTCCGGATTTCTTCGTCTTTGAGAACCGGACGCACGACCACAATATCGTTCTTCAGTGCTCGGATGCCCACCATGGTGCCGCTGACAAGCGCTTCAGCCAATCCTTTGTCATCGAGGGTTGGGACGGTCCCGCTCAACGTTACCACTCCCTGCTCGACTTTGACCTGAATGTTCGTTGCGTCCATGCGACCGTCTCCAGCCAGCCGTTCTTTGATCGCCGACTCGATCTGGGGATCGCTGAGTTGCGCCGTATCTCCGACGAAACCCATTAGACCCATTGACGGGCCAACCAGGCACAGCGCCAACAATAGCTGCCGAATTCTCATCACTGCCTCTCCTTTTTTGTATGGTTGTATGACTGAGCCCACGGCACGGACCTTCCTTCCTCTCGACCCGCTCCTCCGCCTTCTAACTGCTAACTGAAACGGGAGTTCCCCGTTTAGTGGACACCTTTCTGGACTAGCGACCTCCGCTGTTCACACTCTACGGGGCTCAGGTAGCCCAAGGTCGAGTGGCGGCAAAGTCGGTTAAAGAATTCTTCGACAAGAGAGCCTCCTTGCTTCATGGTGCAGGTTTCTCTCAGGCGCCGCTGTCCCTATGTATGAACCGTATTCTCCTCGCCTCAGATCGCCCACCCGTATGGTGATCATTCCATAGCCAGGCAGAGACGTTCTTTTATATGCAAAAAAATAATTCCCGTTTCGTTTTGGTCAAGATCTTGAAAGCTGTAGACAGCTCGCGTCAGCCTTCGAACGGAGTCTTGACTTTTTTGCAAGAAGAATTATTGGCACTCCCGTTAGGCGGAGTCGTCATGCTTCTATTGATGATGAGCCCGCATGACGACCTTCCGTAAGTAGTTACACACCATCACCCATAACCCAAGGAGGGACACATGAGAGTTACAGCCGTGTTGTGCGCGCTGTCCCTGCTAATTGGTGGGGTGGCGCTGATGCCAACACCAGTGCCTGCGGCCGGATGGCTCTCCGGAGCCGATGCCTATGCGGCACCATGGATCAAGGACATTGAGCAGGAACTTCTCAAGAAGGATTATCGGTACGTCTACGCCAACGATCCTCGGACGCCTCAGGTAGTCGTGCTTCGAAAGTTGAATGAAGCGGCCAAAGCTCAAGAAGCCAAAGACAGTATGTTGGCCCAACAGCTCGTGCATGACGCACTAAGCGTGTTCGAGGAGGGGGTGCGAAGACACTACTACTCCCAAGCTGATATCGAACCGATTACAACTTTTATCCGTCAGCATGTGCCCATCAAGACCAGTTAACGAGAAACTTGGGGGGCCGCGACGTGTGGAGACGCGCGACCCTCTTTAAAGAAAAAAACAGCGAAGGAGGGATGACCATGTATGCCATGTCGTACTGATTGGATTGATGCTGCTGACCTGGGCTGTTGCGGTGTGGGCATCCTACCGCGACGAAACTTCCGAGGATCGCGAACAACCAACGAAGAGGATAACGATGTTCCGTAACGTTGCCTGAGATTGAACATGGCGCTGAAACGATCAATGACCAAACTGCAACGGATAACTTGGAGCGGCCTTGTCGCCTTCTTCTTTTCGTTCCTCATCCAGACCCTTCCGGCATCGGCAGAGTTCTATTTTGGGAAGGTTCGAAAGATCGATGCCGAGAGTCGGCTCATGGTGCTCGAGACAACGGAAGGTCGAACGAAGGAATTCACGGTGCCGTCTCCTGAGCTTCTGGCGGATGTGACGGAAGGTGCCAACATCTTCGTTGAAGCGTCTCAGAACCAGGCCAAACGGATTCGTCTGCTCGAGGCACTTCCTGTCGCTCCGTCATCCCCGGCTTCACGCTCGGAGGCCGGAGGCACGAAAGAGTCTCAGCCTGTGAGCAAGACATCCACCAAAGGATCGGATGGACCAGGTTGAGTGGGTGCCGAACGGGCAAGAACGAGGTCCTCCCAATCAATGAGCATGGAGGGAGCGATGATGATGAAATGTGATCGCTGTGGAGGGTTTACTATCGACGTGTCCTTCTCCGGCGGCGTGACTGCAACCGGAGGGTGGGAATATGACGGACGGAAATGTCTAAACTGCGGATATGTCACGGATCCATTGATTCTAGGAAACAGGGTCGCTCAATCCCAGCGCACGAGCCGGCGAGCGCCTATCATGCCCGCCAACCGACAGGCCCGAGTTGGTGCTGAGATCGCGGCATAAGAGATACGAGGTTTGTGGAGGCCCTTGCATCGCATCAATTCGTGCGGGCTAGGGAGGCGTTGACATGAGCCGATTGACTAAACCAATCCAACGGCATTTCGTGGTTCCGTTCGTCTGTGGAACGCTCCTGCTCATGGTAGGCGGAGTGGCCTGTTCGCCGCCGTCGGACGTAACGGTGCAGCAACCAATGGCCCTGGCCGCACAGCCGGTTCCCCAACAGACCGGAGATGCGAGCATCTCCGGGCAACCCTTCGTTGCCATCGCGAAGCAGGCGAAGACTTCCGTCGTCAATATCTCGTCCGTTAAGAAAACGACACGAGGAGCCGAACGACTCCCGAGTCCCTTCTTTGACGATCCCTTTTTCCGCCGCTTCTTCGGCGAGGAATTCGAGCGTCGCATGCCCGCTCCGCGCGAGCATGGAGAACAAGGTCTTGGATCCGGAGTCATCGTTACCTCGGACGGCTATATTGTCACCAACAATCATGTGGTCGAAGGAGCCGATGAGTTGTTAGTGTCGCTGCCGGACAAGCGAACGTTCAAGGCGAAGGTCATCGGCACGGATCCTAAGACAGATGTCGCCGTGATCAAGATTGACGCCTCGAACCTTCCAGTCTTGCCATGGGGAGATGCCGGGCAATTGCAGGTTGGAGAAATGGTCCTTGCGGTCGGCAACCCGTTCGGGTTGAGCCAGACCGTGACCATGGGCATCATCAGCGCCGTCGGTCGTGCCAATATGGGCATCGTGGACTACGAAGATTTCATCCAAACAGATGCGGCCATCAACCCCGGCAATTCCGGGGGAGCCTTGGTGAATCTGAAGGGCGAGTTGATCGGCATCAATACGGCGATCTTTACCCAGAGTGGCGGCTATATGGGGATTGGGTTTGCCATTCCGAGCAACATGGCCAAGAGCGTCATGCAAAACCTCATCAAGCACGGGAAGGTTGTCAGAGGATGGATCGGTGTTTCGATTCAAGAGGTCACACCCGACCTGGCCAAAGAATTTGGCGCGACAGAGACCACCGGCGCCTTGGTGGCCGACGTGATGGACGACAGCCCCGCATCAAAGGCGAAGCTGGAGCGGGGCGATATCATCACCGCCTATAACAGCACGGCCATCCGTGATCCAGGTCAGCTCCGGTCGTTGGTCGCGGAGACAGCGCCCGGCACGACGGTGACGGTCTCAATTCTCCGAGAGAAGAAATCACAAGACATCAAGGTGACGATCGGCGAGCTTCCGAAGGAACTGGCGAAGACGAGTTCTCGTGACAGCGGCAGCGGCAAAGGCGAGCATGCCTTGACGGGCATCACCGTCGAGAATCTGTCGAGCCAATCAGAACGCTTTGGGCGCTCAAAGGCACAGGCCGGTGTCGTCGTGACCGACATCGAGGCGGACAGCCCCGCCGAACGAGCGGGATTGCGGACGGGTGATATCATTCGAGAGATCAATCGCAAACCGGTGAAGGATGTCAGGGATTTTGAGCGACTGACAAATCAACTGCGTCCGAACGCACCGGTCCTCCTGTTGCTGAATCGTGGGAATGCCACGATCTTTCTTTCTATCAGAGGAGAACACTGAGGAATTGGAGATACTATACCTGCCGGCGAGGGAAGGGTCCGCCGCTACCTTGCGGTCTTGCCGCTTCCGCAGCGCCGTCATTCTCGCCGATCCAGTAAAGTGATGTACTTCCCGGCGTACCTATGACATCGGAATTCCTTCGAAGTATAGGCTGGAGAAACAACTTTTGTCTTGATGGAGAACCTTCTGGAATACTGAAGAACGGGTGTAAAGAGAATTACTTCTCCGGATAAGAAGCTCAGTCTGTATGGCGACAAACGCTGATAAAGCACATGCACGGCCGATCCTCCGTTTACAACTGCCGTCGCGACGTCTCTCTCCAGCGCGAGGCTCTCAGGATACCCCAGCATGTTCGCCGCTAGGTGGGGCGGCCGGCACGCGCCGCCAACGCCAGCATGACCCATCCCCAGCCGTGAAAGATCATATCGATGCCGATGCACATGCCGATGAACCAGAGTCCGGACTCCGGCCATTCCATTCCCAGCAGAAGGCCGAGGAGGAGGCTGACAATGCCACCCAGGAGCGTCCATCCCCAGTTCGGGAAGCGCACGGAGAACGCTGTGACGATGCGGAACAGACCGCCGACCAGGAAGAAGGCCGCCAACAGGAGCGTCAAGGTCAGGGCGCCGACTGCCGGGTGCGTGACCAGCAACAGGCCCACCACCAGATCCAACAGCCCGGCGAGAAGATGGAGAAAAAATCCACTGGACTGCCTGGTCCGGAATGCTTGGACAGCCTGGAAGATGCCGCTGATGATGAACAGAATGCCGAAGAACAGCACGGAGGCAAGCGTGACGGCCACGGAAGCTCCGAGCGCGATCATACCGAGCAAGACGAGGACGATGCCGAGGGCAAGGAACCACTTCCAAAGGCGTTGTTCGTCTTCAATTCTGTCGGCCCACATCGACGGGATCATGTTGCTCCTCCATTTCTATCCGATTAGCATCACCCCTCGCAGACGCGCATAGCTTTCATGCCCGAAAGGCGAGCCACGGACACACATTCAAAAAGGAAATTGTCGAGGCTGGTGCTGGACGCCGACCCAATGGTCTGTCGTAAACTCCTCAATGGTCCAATCCCCACCAAAACGACCGAGCCCGCTGTTCTTCTCGCCGCCGAACGGACAATTCGGCAGATCATTGACGGGCTGATCATTCACGTGCGTCATGCCGGCCTTTACTTGCAGCGCGGCCCGTACCCCTCGCTCGACATTTCTGGTGAACACGGCGCTCGACAGGCCGTACTCCGTATCGTTCGCTACGCGCAGCGCCTCCTCTTCGCCTGTCACCTTGATGATGGAAACGACGGCGCCGAACATTTCGTCCCAGGCAATCGGCATATGGGGCGTGACATTGGCGAACACATGAGGGGGATGCAGAAGGTCTTTGGGGTCTCCGCCCGTCGTTTGTCGTGCCCCGTTGGAGCGGGTGCCTTCGGTGTGCGCGAGCAATTCCTGGAACTGCGACTTGTTGATGATCGGGCCCGATCGCGGTATCCGCGTCGTTGGGGTCTCCGACTTTGAGACCACGTACGCGGTCCGTGAAGCGCTCGACGAACTGGTCATAGATCGTGGCATCCACGATGAGGCGATTGATGATCATGCAAATCTGGCCCTGGTGGAGGAATTTGCCGAATACGGTGGCGTTGACGGCCAGGCCGAGATCGGCGTCGTTGAGGTGATGAAGGGACTGTTTCCCCCAAGTTCGAGGGCCAGTCTCTTGAGCATCGGGCTCTTGGCTGCGAGTTCCGCGATGTGCCGGCCGACCGGCGTAGAGCCGGTGAACGACAGGACCCGCGGGACGGCATGAAGCACGACGGCATCTCCGATCACGCTGAGTACGCCCGGCGGAAGACCGGCTTCCTCAGAGATCTTCGCCAGCAACAGCCCGCCGGTCACAGGCGTGTCCGATGCCGGTTTGATCACTACCGCGTTACCCACGGCCAACGCCGAGGCCACCGGACGGTTGCTCAGATGCAACGGGAAGTTCCAGGGACGGATCACCGCAACCACGCCGATCGGCTGCCGGTACACCCGGTTTTCTTTCCCTGGAACGTCGCTCGGCAGAATACGGCCTTGGACCCGATAGGGAGCGGACGCGTCTTCCAGCATGATGGCATGGGCGGAGTCCCATTCGACATTCGCCTTCAAGCTGGTGCTGCCCGATTCTTTGATAAGCCAGGTGACGATTTCCTCGCTCGCGCCTCCATGATCGCAGCCGCACGACGGAGGATTGCGGCCCGTTCACCGGGCAACATCGCCGCCCATTTCGGTTGGGCTTCCGCCGCAGCCCGATAGGCTTCATCCAAATCCTGCTCATTGGCGAGCGGAATACGGATCAGGACCTCATCCGTGTAGGGATCGCGATCTTCCATGACGCTCCCGCTACCCCCGCCCCGCCATTGCCCGCTCAAGGGCATGCGGTCGAATCCATCGTAGGAGGCCGGGACCATAGAAGGTTCATTCGAAACAGGATTCTGTGCCATGGCGCTCTCCTCTCGTGATTGTCCGATCTCCCTCGGCCGGTCCTTATGGCAACGAATAGGTCATGTGCGGCCATGCGGCATAGCCGTAAATCCTGCCTTCTTCCTTTTGTTCGATATTGATGCCGCCGACGAACGGCGTCGTCCCAGTGACACCTTTGAATGCGCCTCGTCCCCAGGAAAAGGTAAATTCGCCCTTGCACTCATCCTTTTTCCCGACACACCGCATTTCTCCGTATGCGATGTCCTTGCCTTCGTGCGCGGTCATCATGCAGAGGGCGCTCTGCCGTTCCTCTTCGTTCCCGCTGAGACGGACGATGGCTTGACAGTCGATTTTCGCCGCATGAATCCGCGTATGGGCGGCTCCATCGGGGTGCCGAATGAACATCGTCCCGTTGATCGAGCCCCTGAAGATTCTCTCCCCATCTCCCAGATCCTCAATGATGCCTTTGCCGTTCCAGCTCGCGGTTGCCTCCCCCGCTTCGACGGTCTTGGCCTCGGCACTGCCGAAGAGTCCCACGCTCATGGCGAGTAGGGTGACTGTCGGTACAATGAATTGTCTGAATCGCATGATTACTCCCTTCATAGTCAGAGCCGTCAGGCAGCGGAACTTCTCGCCGCCAAGCTCATGTTTCAAGTCGGCTGCCATGACCCGAGACGCACGATCGGCTTGATCGTGATGCCCTTCTCGCTGTCTTCCGCCGCCTGGTTGATCTGGTAGAGGTCATAGAACTTCACCAGCTTGTCGAAAGGGAAGCGGCCCTGTTGGTAGAGTTCGACGAGGCTTGGAATGAACAGATCCGGCACGCTGTCGCCTTCAATGATGCCGATAATCCGCTTGCCGGTCGTCATAACTCCGTTCACATCGAAGCTGGCTTCGGTGCCCAGCGCCAGGGCCCCGACGATGCCGCACACACCCTTGATCGCCAAGGCGTCGATGGCCTGACGGAGCACCTCAGGACGACCGCTCGATTCGAGCGTGAAATCGACGCCGCCGCCGGTGATCTTGCGCACGGCCTCGACAGGATCGGTCTCGCGGCTGTTCACCGTATGGGTGGCTCCAAGTTCCTGTGCCAGCGCAAGACGCGACGGGACGACATCGGCGGCGATGATGGTGGTTGCGCCAGCCACGCGTGCGGCCATCACAGCGCTCAAGCCGACGGCACCGCCACCGAACGCAGCGAAGCTGCTGCCTGGTCTGACCTTCAGTGCATTCATCACGCCGCCTGCGCCGGTTTGAATACCGCAGCCGAGGGGACCGAGTAATTCAAGCGGCGCATTAGCTGGGACCTTGACGACATTTCGCTCGTGAGCGAGCGCATAGGTGCCGAACGACGACTGTCCGAAGAAGTGGTCATGAACCGCACCCTGCTTGTCGTGCGTGGCGTACTCCCGTCTTCACGGGCGCCCCCGAAGTTCAACGGGTAAAAATTCGCGCAGTAGGTCAGGTCGCCTCGCAGGCAGGGTTTGCAGTGGCCGCACCACATATAGGTCAGGACGACATGGTCGCCCGGTGCGATTTTTTTGACGCTGCCGCCGACCCGTTCGACGACCTCGGCCCCTTCATGGCCGAGGACAACCGGTAACGGCACGGTATAGAGCTGGTCCCGCGCGACCATATCGGTGTGGCACATGCCGGTCGCAACGATCCGAATCAGCACCTCGTCGGGACGTGGCTCTTGCAAGGTGAGTGTTTCGATCTGGAACGGTCCGCCTTTCTTGCGGACCACCGACGCCTTGATCTCTCTGGTCTGCATCGTGGGTATGTTGGTCATGTGTGACTCCTTCATGCGCGATGGTCGTCGCATGGACCGGAATGAACGGCGTGGTTATCGGATGCCCGATTTGCCCGGCGCAAGAATTCCATTGGGGTCGAGCGCCTTCTTCAGCGTCTTGTAGACGTGGCGTTGCACCGGACCATAGGTGTGCGCGACCTTGTCTATGAAAGCCGTGTTCGTGCGATAACTTCCATATCCCTGGGCCGAAAATTCCGTGATCAACTCATCGAAACACCGGTATGCAGCCTTCGTCATCGCCGGATCTGTCCGGTCATACAACATGTCGAGGATATGATGCATGTCCCGCATGCCGACGATGAATTCGCCTGTGTAATCCAGCCCGTGCTTGGCCAGGATGTTCCTGGCCATCCTCATCTGTTTGAGCGTCTCACTGCCACGGGCTTGCGACACCGGCGCAAACCACAAGGAGCCGCCGCCGCGCCAGTTGTAGAGAATGAAACTCCCCGCAGCAAGCTGCGGGGAGCTTCATT
Protein-coding regions in this window:
- a CDS encoding HtrA protease/chaperone protein, with translation MSRLTKPIQRHFVVPFVCGTLLLMVGGVACSPPSDVTVQQPMALAAQPVPQQTGDASISGQPFVAIAKQAKTSVVNISSVKKTTRGAERLPSPFFDDPFFRRFFGEEFERRMPAPREHGEQGLGSGVIVTSDGYIVTNNHVVEGADELLVSLPDKRTFKAKVIGTDPKTDVAVIKIDASNLPVLPWGDAGQLQVGEMVLAVGNPFGLSQTVTMGIISAVGRANMGIVDYEDFIQTDAAINPGNSGGALVNLKGELIGINTAIFTQSGGYMGIGFAIPSNMAKSVMQNLIKHGKVVRGWIGVSIQEVTPDLAKEFGATETTGALVADVMDDSPASKAKLERGDIITAYNSTAIRDPGQLRSLVAETAPGTTVTVSILREKKSQDIKVTIGELPKELAKTSSRDSGSGKGEHALTGITVENLSSQSERFGRSKAQAGVVVTDIEADSPAERAGLRTGDIIREINRKPVKDVRDFERLTNQLRPNAPVLLLLNRGNATIFLSIRGEH
- a CDS encoding Aldehyde dehydrogenase, encoding MTSSSSASRTAYVVSKSETPTTRIPRSGPIINKSQFQELLAHTEGTRSNGARQTTGGDPKDLLHPPHVFANVTPHMPIAWDEMFGAVVSIIKVTGEEEALRVANDTEYGLSSAVFTRNVERGVRAALQVKAGMTHVNDQPVNDLPNCPFGGEKNSGLGRFGGDWTIEEFTTDHWVGVQHQPRQFPF
- a CDS encoding Aldehyde dehydrogenase; protein product: MKANVEWDSAHAIMLEDASAPYRVQGRILPSDVPGKENRVYRQPIGVVAVIRPWNFPLHLSNRPVASALAVGNAVVIKPASDTPVTGGLLLAKISEEAGLPPGVLSVIGDAVVLHAVPRVLSFTGSTPVGRHIAELAAKSPMLKRLALELGGNSPFITSTTPISAWPSTPPYSANSSTRARFA
- a CDS encoding 4-cresol dehydrogenase [hydroxylating] flavoprotein subunit produces the protein MRMARNILAKHGLDYTGEFIVGMRDMHHILDMLYDRTDPAMTKAAYRCFDELITEFSAQGYGSYRTNTAFIDKVAHTYGPVQRHVYKTLKKALDPNGILAPGKSGIR